A genomic window from Centroberyx gerrardi isolate f3 chromosome 14, fCenGer3.hap1.cur.20231027, whole genome shotgun sequence includes:
- the mbd4 gene encoding methyl-CpG-binding domain protein 4: MAADVGIISESQLLDNVTTRLNNNNSTDLNMHLSACDSQLETNRDGDCISINNQSHKEEADSCHTSRMPPGWTRVVRQRKTGKTAGKMDVYITSPQGQTFRSRASLQAYLLKDGTEGNLDIGLFDFTTPKGGNTTTPLLLPSQEKQRRRRKKEQAHKQREIIEDESEMLHPPPNETKRASPSTVCKRTATAKHQSTELSKNTCDRSPLIRGDIKGEIVKSTEDTNHINSDIKEEITQALDGCSDKIDKTVKCCIQTGPSTAVDDVKQQKTPQRGGLLREKILRLAPSTGPQDTLTGQQHVQAPILTVEPATDSENEGEDVEDGDEIKGEAVKKTNSELEAGAESHQQDVEEELLSPDVTGGRCSPVRDSQNKSKSFGDKRKTSPYFSGKSQRDGLSPPRRKAFKKWTPPRSPFNLVQETLFHDPWKLLVATIFLNKTSGKMAIPVLWQFFERYPSAELTRQADWKPMSELMKPLGLYELRAKIIIRFSDEYLTKQWRYPIELHGIGKYGNDSYRIFCVGEWRQVTPQDHKLNKYHAWLWENHEKLGI, from the exons ATGGCTGCTGATGTGGGAATAATCTCTGAAAGTCAACTCCTGGACAATGTTACAACCaggctcaacaacaacaacagcacagatCTCAACATGCATCTCTCAGCCTGTGATAGTCAGCTGGAGACcaacagagatggagactgTATAAGTATAAATAACCAAAGTCACAAGGAGGAGGCTGACTCGTGCCACACTTCCAGAATGCCCCCTGGCTGGACGAGAGTGGTGAGGCAGCGGAAAACTGGCAAGACAGCAGGCAAAATGGACGTCTACATTACAAG TCCCCAGGGTCAGACGTTCCGGTCGAGGGCATCTCTGCAAGCTTACCTCCTAAAAGACGGAACAGAAGGGAACTTGGACATAGGCCTCTTTGATTTCACCACACCTAAGGGCGGCAACACCACAACTCCGCTGTTGCTCCCCTCccaggagaaacagaggaggagaagaaagaaagaacaagcaCATAAGCAGAGGGAGATAATAGAAGATGAATCAGAAATGTTGCACCCGCCTCCAAATGAAACTAAAAGAGCATCTCCCTCCACAGTCTGCAAGCGGACAGCCACAGCTAAACATCAAAGCACCGAGCTGAGCAAGAACACTTGTGACAGGTCTCCTTTGATCAGAGGTGATATCAAAGGGGAGATTGTAAAGAGCACAGAAGACACTAACCATATTAATAGCGACATCAAAGAGGAGATCACACAAGCATTAGATGGGTGTAGTGACAAAATTGATAAGACTGTGAAGTGCTGCATACAGACTGGGCCTTCAACCGCAGTGGATGATGTTAAACAACAGAAGACCCCTCAGAGGGGGgggctgctgagagagaagATCCTCAGACTGGCTCCTTCCACTGGACCACAGGACACTTTGACTGGCCAGCAGCATGTACAGGCCCCAATTCTGACTGTTGAACCTGCCACTGACAGCGAGAATGAGGGTGAGGATGTGGAAGATGGGGATGAGATAAAGGGAGAAGctgtcaaaaaaacaaattctgaattggaGGCTGGTGCCGAGAGTCACCAGCAGGACGTGGAAGAGGAGCTGTTATCACCTGACGTCACTGGTGGGCGCTGTTCACCAGTGAGAGATTCCCAGAATA AGTCCAAAAGTTTCGGCGACAAACGGAAGACCAGCCCTTATTTCAGCGGGAAATCCCAGAGAGATG GCCTTAGCCCCCCCAGAAGAAAGGCATTCAAGAAGTGGACCCCCCCTCGTTCTCCCTTCAACCTGGTGCAGGAAACCCTGTTCCATGACCCCTGGAAGCTGCTGGTGGCTACCATCTTTTTGAACAAGACCAGTG GCAAGATGGCCATTCCAGTGCTCTGGCAGTTCTTTGAGCGTTACCCGTCTGCGGAGTTGACCCGGCAGGCCGACTGGAAGCCCATGTCTGAACTCATGAAGCCGCTGGGCCTGTATGAGCTCAGAGCCAAAATAATCATCCGCTTCTCAG ATGAATACCTAACTAAACAGTGGCGTTACCCCATAGAACTGCATGGTATTGGGAAGTATGGCAACGACTCCTATAGGATCTTCTGTGTGGGAGAGTGGAGACAG GTGACTCCTCAAGAtcacaaattaaacaaatacCATGCCTGGCTGTGGGAGAACCACGAGAAGCTGGGAATCTGA
- the creld1b gene encoding protein disulfide isomerase CRELD1, which yields MWWAWPFLPALVLLSELSVVRVQTAPCQTCRKLTDSFIKGLERTANKNFGGGNTAWEEEKLAKYARSETRLLEIVESACEKTDFECNQLLEQIEDQVETWWFHRQQEAPDLFEWLCIEELRLCCPPGRFGPDCKECPSGPGGVCGGLGRCEGEGTRLGDGECVCDPGYSGQLCQSCADGYYREKSSNHSTGACAACYHSCKKCAGPQDYKCLDCKPGWILHDNKCVDIDECGTELARCPTNTYCHNTDGSYECRGCDQACVGCMGSGPARCKKCSRGYRLRGAKCLDIDECSERAIACPGLNEACINEEGSFHCDCADGFIRRDSICVENKPPAGSEKSVFENIPEDEVLVLQQMFFGVVICALATLAAKGDMVFTAIFIGGVAAMAGYWLTERGDYMLDGFLKGR from the exons ATGTGGTGGGCCTGGCCGTTCCTGCCTGCCTTGGTGCTCCTCTCTGAGCTCTCTGTGGTGAGAGTGCAGACAGCACCATGCCAGACCTGCCGAAAACTCACTGACAGTTTCATTAAG GGCTTGGAGAGAACAGCCAATAAGAACTTCGGGGGCGGTAACACGGCCTGGGAAGAGGAGAAGCTGGCTAAATATGCCCGCAG TGAGACTCGGCTTCTAGAGATAGTTGAATCTGCATGTGAGAAAACAGATTTTGAATGTAACCAACTGCTGGAGCAGATAGAGGACCAAGTGGAGACATGGTGGTTCCACAG gCAGCAGGAGGCTCCAGACCTGTTTGAGTGGCTGTGCATAGAGGAGCTGAGGCTCTGCTGTCCACCAGGACGCTTTGGACCTGACTGCAAAG AGTGTCCATCCGGCCCAGGTGGAGTGTGTGGAGGTCTGGGCCGCTGTGAGGGAGAAGGGACTCGCCTGGGAGATGgagagtgtgtctgtgaccCGGGATACTCCGGCCAGCTGTGCCAGAGCTGCGCTGATGGCTACTACAGAGAGAAGAGCTCCAACCACAGCACAGGAGCCTGTGCAG CTTGCTACCACTCATGTAAGAAATGCGCAGGGCCGCAGGACTACAAATGCCTGGACTGCAAACCAGGCTGGATCCTCCATGACAACAAGTGCGTGG ACATTGATGAGTGTGGAACAGAGCTGGCCCGTTGCCCCACCAACACCTACTGTCACAACACAGATGGATCCTATGAATGCAGAG GCTGTGACCAGGCATGTGTGGGTTGCATGGGTAGTGGTCCCGCCCGCTGTAAGAAATGCTCCCGTGGCTACAGACTGAGGGGAGCCAAGTGTCTTG ATATAGATGAATGTAGTGAACGCGCAATAGCATGCCCAGGGCTGAACGAGGCCTGTATCAATGAGGAGGGCTCCTTTCACTGTGACTGTGCCGATGGCTTCATCCGAAGAGACAGCATTTGTGTGGAGAACAAGCCTCCGG CTGGCTCAGAGAAGAGTGTGTTTGAAAACATCCCGGAAGATGAGGTCCTCGTACTGCAGCAGATGTTCTTCGGTGTTGTGATCTGCGCTCTAGCAACGCTCGCTGCCAAGGGTGACATGGTCTTCACTGCCATCTTCATCGGGGGCGTGGCTGCCATGGCTGGTTACTGGCTGACGGAGAGGGGAGACTACATGCTGGATGGATTCCTGAAGGGACGCTAG
- the ift122 gene encoding intraflagellar transport protein 122 homolog encodes MRAVPAWIDKVHDRNKVEQSIYDLAFKPDGSQLIVAAGSRVLVYDTSDGALIQPLKGHKDTVYCVAYAKDGKRFASGSADKSIIIWTSKLEGILKYTHNDSIQCIAYNPVTHQLASCSTGDFGLWSPEQKSVSKHKVSSKITCCGWTNDGQYLALAMMNGVVSIRNKNGEEKVKIERPGASSSPIWSIAWNPSKDEPNDILAVADWGQKLSLYQLSGKQIGKDRTLTYDPCCVSYFSKGEYIVMGGSDKQASLYTKDGVRLGTIGEQNSWVWSCRVKPDSNYVVLGCQNGTIACYQLIFSTVHGLYKDRYAYRDSMTDVIVQHLITEQKVRIKCRELVKKIAIYRNRLAIQLPEKILIYELYSDDSSDMHYRIKEKICRKLECNLLVVCSQHIILCQEKRLQCLSFTSVREKEWLMESLIRYIKVIGGPPGREGLLVGLKNGAILKIFVDNPFAITLLKLSTSVRCLDMSASRNKLAVVDEHNTLLVYDINTKELLFQEPNANSVAWNTQCEDMLCFSGSGYLNIKASNFPVHQQKLQGFVVGYNGSKIFCLHVYSMSAVEVPQSAPMYQYLEKRMFKEAYQIACLGVTDNDWRDLATEALEGLDFDTAKKAFIRVRDLRYLELINSVEERKKRGENDNELFLADVYAYQGKFHEAAKLYKRTGHESRALSMYTDLRMFEYAKEFVVATDPKNSRMLMTKQADWAKSSKEPRAAAEMYLTAGEHVKAIDIIGEHGWADMLIDIARKLDKAEREPLAKCALYFKRLKHHGYASETYSKMGDLQALVQLHVETRHWDEAFSLVEKHTQFKNDVYVPYAQWLAENDRFEEAQKAFHKAGRQNEAVKVLEQLTHNAVVESRFNDAGYYYWMLSMQCLDIARESDEQKDEMLKKFARFQHLAEVYHVYHSIQRYTDEPFSSHMPETLFNICRFLLNNLTKDIPLGISKVNTLYALAKESRKLGAYKLARYSYEKLQELHIPSRFQESIELGSLTIRSKPFHDSEDLIEGMMCYRCSTNNPLLNNQGSVCINCKQPFIYSASSYEVLPLVQFYLEEGIDDEEAVLLIDLEVPHMDRKAARWQDMSSGSEAQSLKMDDGVDDAEEDPFTAKMSFEQGGSNFVPVKVSRSVLRSMSRRDVLIKRWPRPLKWEYFRSLLPDVSITMCPTCFKMFHSEDYELLVLQHNCCPYCRRPIDEPN; translated from the exons ATGAGAGCCGTTCCAGCATGGATAGACAAAGTTCACGATCGTAACAAAGTCGAGCAAAG TATTTATGATCTTGCCTTCAAGCCAGATGGCAGCCAGCTCATTGTTGCTGCAGGATCTCGTGTCCTG GTTTATGACACATCAGATGGAGCTCTTATTCAGCCACTGAAGggacacaaagacacagtgTACTGTGTGGCCTATGCCAAAGATG GTAAAAGGTTTGCCTCAGGGTCAGCAGACAAAAGCATCATCATCTGGACATCTAAACTGGAGGGTATTTTGAAATACAC tCATAATGACTCTATCCAGTGCATTGCCTACAACCCTGTCACACACCAACTTGCCTCCTGCTCCACTGGGGACTTTG GGCTGTGGTCCCCGGAGCAAAAATCTGTGTCCAAACATAAAGTGAGCAGCAAGATAACATGTTGTGG ATGGACAAATGATGGCCAGTACCTGGCCCTTGCTATGATGAATGGAGTAGTGAGCATCCGGAACAAGAACGGGGAGGAGAAGGTCAAGATAGAGCGTCCGggagcctcctcctctcctatctgGTCCATAGCCTGGAACCCCTCTAA GGATGAGCCCAATGACATTCTGGCTGTGGCAGACTGGGGTCAGAAGTTGTCCTTATATCAGCTCAGTGGAAAGCAG aTTGGGAAAGACAGGACTCTCACCTATGACCCTTGCTGCGTCAGCTACTTCTCCAAGGGCGAGTATATAGTCATGGGCGGCTCTGACAAACAGGCCTCCCTCTACACTAAAGATGGGGTGCGGCTCGGCACCATCGGAGAGCAGAACTCCTGGGTGTGGTCCTGCCGGGTCAAGCCTGACTCTAACTATGTG GTGTTGGGCTGCCAGAATGGGACCATCGCCTGCTACCAACTTATCTTCAGTACGGTTCACGGCCTCTACAAAGATCGCTATGCTTACCGAGACAGCATGACCGATGTCATTGTCCAGCATCTCATCACTGAACAGAAAG TGAGGATCAAGTGCCGTGAGCTGGTGAAGAAGATTGCCATCTACAGGAACCGTCTAGCCATCCAGCTGCCTGAGAAGATCCTCATCTATGAGCTCTACTCGGACGACTCCTCGGACATGCACTACCGCATCAAGGAGAAGATCTGCAGGAAGTTGGAATGCAACTTGCTGGTGGTCTGCTCTCAGCACATCATCTTGTGTCAG GAGAAGAGGCTCCAGTGTCTGTCCTTCACCAGTGTCAGGGAGAAAGAATGGCTGATGGAGTCTCTCATTCGCTACATCAAAGTAATTGGCGGTCCACCGGGCAGAGAGGGCCTGCTGGTGGGGCTGAAGAATGGGGCT ATCCTGAAGATATTTGTTGACAACCCGTTTGCCATCACGCTGCTGAAGCTGTCAACATCGGTGCGGTGCCTGGACATGAGCGCTTCCCGCAATAAGCTGGCCGTGGTGGACGAGCACAACACCCTCCTGGTCTATGACATCAACACTAAGGAATTGCTTTTCCAG GAGCCTAATGCTAACAGCGTGGCCTGGAACACCCAGTGTGAGGACatgctgtgcttctctggcagCGGCTACCTTAACATCAAGGCTAGTAACTTCCCCGTGCACCAGCAGAAGCTGCAAGGCTTCGTGGTCGGCTACAACGGCTCGAAGATCTTCTGTCTGCACGTCTACTCCATGTCTGCCGTGGAGGTGCCTCAG TCTGCGCCCATGTACCAGTACCTGGAGAAGAGGATGTTTAAGGAGGCCTACCAGATCGCCTGCCTGGGCGTGACGGACAACGACTGGAGGGATCTGGCCACAGAGGCCCTGgagggacttgactttgacacaGCCAAGAAG GCCTTCATCAGAGTGAGAGACCTGCGCTACCTGGAGCTCATCAACAGCGTCGAG gagaggaagaagcgGGGTGAGAACGACAATGAGCTGTTCCTGGCAGACGTCTATGCCTACCAGGGGAAATTCCACGAGGCAGCCAAGCTCTACAAACGCACCGGCCATGAATCCAGAGCCCTGAGCATGTACACTGACCTGCGCATGTTCGAATACGCCAAG GAGTTTGTAGTAGCGACAGACCCTAAGAACTCTCGGATGCTGATGACCAAGCAGGCGGACTGGGCCAAGAGCAGCAAGGAGCCTCGGGCGGCAGCCGAGATGTACCTGACTGCAGGAGAACACGTCAAAGCCATAGACATTATAGGAGAGCATGGCTGGGCAGACAT GCTGATCGACATAGCTCGTAAGTTGGACAAGGCAGAGCGCGAACCGCTGGCGAAGTGCGCGCTCTACTTCAAGAGGCTGAAGCACCACGGCTATGCCTCAGAGACTTATTCCAAGATGGGAGACCTGCAGGCGCTGGTGCAGCTGCATGTGGAAACCCGCCACTGGGACGAG GCTTTCTCACTGGTGGAGAAGCATACTCAGTTCAAAAATGACGTCTATGTGCCCTATGCCCAATGGTTGGCTGAGAACGACCGTTTCGAGGAGGCACAAAAAG cATTCCACAAGGCGGGGCGACAGAACGAGGCTGTGAAAGTGCTGGAGCAGCTTACCCACAATGCAGTGGTGGAGAGCAGGTTCAACGATGCAGGGTACTATTACTGGATGCTGTCTATGCAGTGTCTGGACATTGCGAGGG AAAGTGATGAACAGAAGGATGAGATGCTAAAGAAGTTTGCGCGTTTTCAGCACCTGGCTGAGGTCTACCATGTCTACCACTCCATTCAGCGTTATACG GATGAGCCCTTCAGTTCCCACATGCCAGAGACGCTCTTCAACATCTGCAGGTTCCTCCTGAACAACCTCACAAAGGACATACCGCTGGGCATTTCCAAAGT TAACACCTTGTATGCGCTGGCCAAGGAGAGTCGAAAACTGGGTGCATATAAGCTCGCCAGGTATTCCTATGAGAAGCTCCAGGAGCTCCACATTCCCTCTCGCTTCCAGGAGTCCATAGAACTGGGCAGCCTCACCATCCGCTCCAAACCCTTCCACGACAGTGAG GACCTGATTGAGGGCATGATGTGCTACCGCTGCTCCACCAACAACCCCCTGCTGAATAAccaggggagtgtgtgtatcAACTGCAAACAGCCTTTCATCTACTCAGCTTCATCATATG AGGTGCTTCCTCTGGTGCAGTTCTACCTAGAGGAGGGCATCGATGATGAGGAAGCTGTGCTGCTTATTGACCTGGAGGTTCCTCACATGGACAGGAAGGCTGCACGCTGGCAGGATATGAGCAGTGGCAGTG AGGCACAGTCTTTGAAGATGGatgacggtgtggatgatgcaGAGGAAGACCCTTTCACAGCCAAAATGAGCTTCGAG CAGGGGGGATCTAACTTTGTGCCGGTCAAGGTGAGTCGCTCTGTGCTGCGCTCCATGAGCAGGAGGGACGTCCTGATCAAGCGTTGGCCCAGGCCGCTCAAGTGGGAGTACTTCCGCTCCCTACTGCCTGATGTGAGCATCACCATGTGCCCCACCTGCTTCAag ATGTTCCACAGTGAGGATTATGAGCTTCTGGTGCTTCAGCACAACTGCTGTCCATACTGTCGCAGACCCATCGATGAACCCAACTGA